One part of the Pieris napi chromosome 4, ilPieNapi1.2, whole genome shotgun sequence genome encodes these proteins:
- the LOC125049217 gene encoding peptide transporter family 1-like produces MEEQVSAESRPKVKNRFPRIVIIIILTEFCERFSFSGMRAFLTLYLRSKLGYSDEEATETYHLFSTFVYVFPIIGGIVADNWLGKFRTILYLMFVYAAGNILVAVTAIPQLNLPGRLCTLLGLFMITVGTGGIKPCVSSFGGEQFVLPHQEKHLAVYFSILYFTLCIGSLIAKTVSPILRSEVHCFGEKDCYSLAFGAPGFVVLASIVIFVSAKNKYVMKQPSGNIVLDFVKCIALGLKNTFLKGKKEKNEHWLDSAHHKYDQRFIRDVKKTLSILALFTVIPVFWSLLDQMGSRWTLQATKMDGRLGFITIKPDQLQVIAPICILIFIPLTQKYIYPYLERRNMLKNPLHKLTVGGILAAIAFIASALVEIHIKTTYPELPQTGLSQLRIFNGNPCSVAIHNDGQNIVYTIPPHSHFTNKRVRVKGMENLTTTFGGGCIEPRDENLWLEDKKAVSFFISGNQMERFIDNVDKSKSGLPVVRFLASNLLNNSSITLFNERRSEVEAVITNGVSKQMEVFASLYSLRMGSNIILTDISMMSGGVYCIILNRVDGVYKADVITISEPNSITMALLLPQFLIMSIAEVLFAVTGNEFSFKESPDSMKAVMTAVFLLTEAFGNIIIIVITRLFTNYQQETQSFFYSGLMFASIIVFHYLSRGYEFGHDCDDDITKKKSRSNSDVLYQQVKQIEDLLE; encoded by the exons ATGGAGGAACAGGTTTCAGCCGAATCACGACCAAAG gtCAAAAACCGTTTTCCGCGAATAGTTATCATAATAATACTCACAGAATTCTGCGAGAGATTTTCATTTTCTGGCATGAGAG CATTCCTTACATTATATTTGCGAAGTAAACTCGGATATTCTGATGAAGAGGCAACGGAAACTTACCATTTGTTTAGCACTTTTGTCTACGTCTTTCCCATAATTGGCGGCATCGTAGCTGATAACTGGTTGGGGAAATTCag GACAATACTTTATTTGATGTTCGTGTATGCAGCGGGTAACATATTGGTGGCTGTTACTGCGATTCCGCAACTGAACCTTCCTGGAAG ATTGTGTACACTCTTAGGTCTGTTCATGATAACCGTGGGCACTGGGGGGATAAAACCATGTGTGTCCTCCTTTGGGGGGGAACAATTTGTCTTGCCCCACCAAGAAAAGCACTTAGCGGTGTACTTCAGTATCCTCTACTTTACGTTATGTATTGGTAGTTTGATTGCGAAGACTGTATCTCCAATATTGAGATCAGAGGTCCACTGCTTTGGGGAGAAAGATTGCTATTCGCTGGCGTTTGGTGCACCAGGATTCGTTGTTCTTGCTTCTATTG TAATATTCGTGAGtgcaaaaaacaaatatgtgATGAAACAGCCATCTGGAAATATAGTTCTGGATTTTGTCAAGTGTATTGCT CTGGGTctcaaaaatacatttttgaaagggaaaaaagagaaaaatgaACACTGGCTGGACAGCGCTCATCACAAATATGACCAACGATTTATACGCGATGTAAAGAAAACACTGTCGATACTTGCGTTGTTCACTGTAATACCAGTGTTTTGGTCTTTATTAGATCAGATG ggtTCAAGATGGACGTTACAAGCAACGAAGATGGACGGAAGATTGGGTTTCATTACTATCAAGCCAGATCAGCTTCAGGTCATTGCACCAATTTGTATTCTCATTTTCATTCCCCTGACGCAAAAg tacatatacCCATATTTAGAGAGACGTAATATGCTAAAGAATCCATTACACAAATTGACAGTTGGAGGAATATTGGCGGCGATCGCGTTTATTGCATCGGCACTCGTTGAAATTCATATAAAG ACAACATATCCAGAATTGCCACAAACTGGTTTATCTCAGCTTAGAATTTTTAATGGCAACCCTTGCTCTGTTGCCATACACAACGATGGGCAAAACATTGTTTACACCATTCCACCTCACTCGCACTTCACCAACAAGCGTGTACGAGTGAAAGGGATGGAGAATTTGACTACAACTTTTGGCGGAGGTTGTATTGAACCGAGGGATGAAAATTTATGGCTAGAAGACAAAAAGGCAGTTTCGTTTTTTATTAGTGGAAATCAAATGGAGAGGTTTATAGATAATGTTGATAAGAGCAAATCTGGGTTGCCTGTGGTCAG atttctagCGTCAAATCTACTCAACAATTCGTCGATTACTTTATTCAATGAAAGACGAAGCGAAGTAGAAGCTGTTATAACAAATGGTGTTTCAAAGCAGATGGAAGTATTCGCTTCGTTGTACTCACTACGAATGGGAtcgaatataattttaactgacATTAGTATGATGAGTGGAGGCgtctattgtattattttgaatagaGTTGATGGTGTTTAT AAAGCTGATGTGATCACCATTTCTGAGCCAAACTCCATAACCATGGCTTTGTTGCTGCCTCAGTTCCTGATTATGTCAATAGCAGAG GTTCTATTCGCAGTGACGGGAAATGAGTTCTCTTTCAAAGAATCCCCGGATAGTATGAAAGCCGTGATGACTGCCGTGTTCTTGCTCACCGAAGCTTTTGGAAACATCATCATTATCGTCATCACAAGGCTCTTCACTAATTATCAGCAG gaaACCCAGTCTTTCTTCTACTCTGGACTCATGTTTGCTTCAATAATAGTGTTCCATTATCTCTCTCGTGGCTATGAGTTTGGTCACGATTGTGATGATGACATAACAAAGAAGAAAAGCCGAAGCAACAGTGATGTCTTGTATCAGCAAGTCAAGCAAATTGAAGATCTGTTAGAATAG
- the LOC125048966 gene encoding GATA zinc finger domain-containing protein 14-like yields MSKTSIPSPARSHGAITPRRVRPPPKRTRSVASPSLKRTPRLTNILEDAFQLSPLPQRQSILNDDTDIQEPLRKSWWKNLNENSRDMQELYENMNPPVANNVLDDIEPSSPEKEFSIDIPDSSDGESIQSIATPQRKNIFSNKESTKQNYFKNMTIVQQKRKFSSQQSSDSDDSINIVPKKIFNYTKDKSLGMLPKELLKNLKKDRANTSSSIEVPLKCIKAHNLFGKEPKTKPKISDMGLKNVPSASDVDMHEISSKQIFTLNRRSSVKLHVRSSIQSVIDEDWSQPLPSSTMIGSMSDEETPNHKRISGKSVHLSQSQNKPIDQENSMDNTLVSDNNDNIENPNLSEAQSQLEDISADHNETLVNQSISKNNKSQLKDTSGDHNQTHINESIYKETEKSLNNSNNNQMQNNKNSSSTIPANIVHEGLGKENSNMTLKDNTRVSEGSSNSSVNNSGWDSHRTTRKTMRQTFGKDFTPRKSLRTLVMEKTAKRHTVGNFRSQDISKKTKMSNIYQTNNTHNKTEPGKYFNYNEPPETDDNQSINEESQTNDNQNNFNKINNEIEKQPVVELENQLDYQEQLAEPNDQDETINQLANQEKEIYQESSNYDEDNQIADQEEMVVSNNDDEAENRSEENDEVEQFTNDEQNQSIDQEQLAESYNNYEAENSTEAMNQEENVDCENENSQSNDEEQMSEINNEVENQTEEDEQREMVVTDDEAEDAVQEELRESTIDMPNESYDEEQVAETEANHEYEDENTSGVEQEEMIESINDANKSACEEQMAESSHDEDANQSENDQEEDEVENHSEDEEQEEIILSDSEQQIEENDDSENQCNNEASNNDEMPETNDENQDSYAEETNNHLNDNEDISQMPQANSTEYPIFESTQAKETAKKGVNRQKMRELIEKIRVENAEKKKRFEVEVNDWRKNLKPQNTNTFFKVPQKPAIKRPKPKETKKAKPADKMFFNVLPPEFFEDIKYKPPKRFQPRNAAWANKHLYTFLEQKLEKKYDYRARVRAEKLVEKIYKFTQDIRRLEVAPEPAVTNLKQEMARLKIVDTHFDFYEFIIDFLPQDIRHKVVPSGVNLIPLPRPSVYSSIMTENNC; encoded by the exons ATGTCGAAAACAAGTATACCATCGCCGGCAAGATCTCACGGTGCAATCACGCCACGAAGAGTCCGGCCTCCGCCCAAAAGAACTCGTAGTGTGGCGTCTCCAAGTTTGAAACGAACTCCACGACtcacaaatattttggaaGATGCCTTTCAGTTGTCGCCATTACCCCAGCGacaatctatattaaatgatgACACTGATATTCAGGAACCTTTAC gTAAAAGTTGGTGGAAAAACCTAAATGAAAATTCGAGAGATATGCAagaattgtatgaaaatatgaatCCTCCAGTAGCAAATAATGTTTTAGATGATATAGAACCATCGAG CCCAGAAAAAGAATTCTCTATAGATATACCAGATAGTAGTGACGGTGAATCCATTCAAAGCATTGCAACCCCTCAACggaaaaacatattttcaaataaagaaagtacaaaacaaaactattttaaaaatatgactattgttcaacaaaaaagaaaattttcatCGCAACAGAGTTCTGATTCTGACGATAGCATAAACATTGTGccaaagaaaatttttaaCTACACAAAGGACAAATCTTTAGGAATGCTTCCAAAAGAACTtttaaaaaaccttaaaaaggATCGTGCAAATACCTCGTCCAGTATTGAAGTGCcactaaaatgtataaaagccCATAATTTGTTTGGCAAAGAACCAAAAACAAAACCTAAAATCTCAGATATGGGTTTAAAGAATGTACCATCTGCGTCAGATGTAGATATGCATGAAATTTcttcaaaacaaatatttactttgaaTAGACGGTCTAGTGTGAAACTACATGTTAGATCATCAATTCAAAGTGTTATTGATGAAGATTGGAGTCAACCTTTGCCCTCATCAACTATGATAGGAAGTATGTCAGATGAAGAGACTCCAAATCATAAAAGAATTAGTGGAAAATCTGTACATCTAAGTCAAAGCCAGAACAAGCCTATAGATCAAGAGAACTCGATGGATAATACACTAGTTAGTGACAACAATGATAATATTGAAAATCCAAATCTTAGTGAAGCTCAGTCACAGTTGGAGGATATATCAGCTGATCATAACGAAACACTTGTTAATCAAAGCATTAGTAAAAACAACAAGTCACAGTTAAAGGACACATCAGGCGATCATAATCAGACACATATTAATGAAAGCATATATAAAGAGACTGAAAAATCTCTTaacaatagtaataataatcagatgcaaaataataaaaacagtagTTCTACCATTCCAGCAAACATTGTACATGAAGGTTTAGGAAAAGAAAACTCGAATATGACattaaaagacaatacaagAGTATCAGAAGGATCATCTAATTCAAGTGTCAATAATTCAGGATGGGACTCTCATAGAACAACTAGAAAAACAATGAGACAAACATTTGGTAAAGATTTCACTCCTAGAAAATCATTGAGAACTCTTGTTATGGAAAAAACCGCTAAACGTCATACTGTTGGAAATTTCAGAAGTCAggatatttcaaaaaagacaaaaatgtCCAACatttatcaaacaaataatactCATAATAAAACGGAGCcaggtaaatattttaattataatgaacCTCCCGAAACTGATGACAATCAATCCATTAATGAAGAAAGTCAGACCAATGATAaccaaaataactttaataaaattaataatgaaattgaaaaacaacCCGTGGTTGAACTAGAAAACCAATTAGATTATCAAGAACAACTAGCAGAACCCAATGATCAAGATGAGACAATTAATCAATTGGCCAACCAAGAAAAGGAAATTTATCAAGAATCATCAAATTATGACGAAGATAATCAAATAGCTGATCAAGAAGAAATGGTTGTTAGTAATAACGACGATGAAGCTGAAAATAGATCTGAAGAAAACGATGAGGTAGAACAATTCACAAATGATGAACAAAATCAATCAATTGATCAAGAACAATTAGCAGAATCTTACAACAATTATGAAGCAGAAAATTCAACAGAGGCTATGAATCAGGAAGAAAATGTGGATTGTGAAAATGAAAATAGCCAATCAAATGATGAAGAACAAATGTCAGAAATAAACAATGAAGTTGAAAATCAAACCGAGGAAGACGAACAACGAGAAATGGTAGTAACTGATGATGAAGCAGAAGATGCTGTGCAGGAAGAATTGAGAGAATCCACAATTGATATGCCTAATGAATCGTATGACGAAGAACAGGTAGCAGAAACAGAAGCAAATCATGAGTATGAAGATGAAAATACATCAGGAGTTGAACAGGAAGAAATGATAGAATCCATTAATGACGCAAATAAATCGGCTTGTGAAGAACAGATGGCAGAAAGTAGTCACGATGAGGACGCAAATCAATCAGAGAACGACCAAGAAGAAGATGAAGTTGAAAATCATTCTGAAGATGAGGAACAAGAAGAGATAATACTATCCGATAGTGAACAACAAATAGAAGAGAACGATGACAGTGAAAACCAATGTAACAATGAGGCAAGCAATAATGATGAAATGCCGGAAACCAACGATGAAAATCAAGACAGTTATGCCGAAGAAACGAACAATCACCTTAATGATAATGAAGATATAAGTCAGATGCCTCAAGCCAATTCTACAGAATATCCCATTTTTGAGAGCACACAGGCTAAAGAAACTGCAAAGAAAGGtgttaatagacaaaaaatgCGAGAACTTATTGAGAAGATAAGAGTTGAAAATGCTGAAAAGAAAAAGAGATTT GAAGTGGAAGTTAACGATTGGcgcaaaaatttaaaacctcAAAACACAAACACCTTTTTTAAAGTACCACAAAAACCAGCCATCAAGCGACCAAAGCCTAAAGAAACTAAAAAGGCCAAACCTGCCGATAAAATGTTCTTTAATGTGCTTCCACCAGAGTTCTTTGaagacattaaatataagCCTCCGAAGAGGTTTCAACCGAGAAATGCAGCTTGGGCAAATAAACATTTGTACACATTTTTGGAACAGAAACTGGAGAAAAA ATATGATTATAGAGCCCGCGTTCGTGCCGAGAAATTAGTGGAAAAGATATACAAATTCACACAAGACATTAGGCGCTTAGAAGTAGCTCCTGAACCGGCAGTTACCAATTTGAAACAAGAGATGGCGCGCCTCAAAATTGTCGATACACATTTTGACTTTTACGAATTTATTATCGACTTTTTGCCTCAAGATATACGTCATAAG